A stretch of Maniola hyperantus chromosome 15, iAphHyp1.2, whole genome shotgun sequence DNA encodes these proteins:
- the Mhc gene encoding myosin heavy chain, muscle isoform X40 → MPKAAVQEGDDPDPTPYLFVSLEQKRIDQSKPYDGKKACWVPDEKEGFVQGEIKATKGDLVTVSLPGGETKDFKKDLVGQVNPPKYEKCEDMSNLTYLNDASVLYNLKQRYYHKLIYTYSGLFCVAINPYKRFPVYTFRCAKLYRGKRRSEVPPHIFAISDGAYVNMLTNHENQSMLITGESGAGKTENTKKVIAYFATVGASSKKEQTTSDKKGSLEDQVVQTNPVLEAFGNAKTVRNDNSSRFGKFIRIHFGPSGKLAGADIETYLLEKARVISQQALERSYHIFYQMMSGSVKGLKDMCLLSNNVHDYYIVSQGKTTIPNVDDGEECLLTDEAFDILGFTQEEKDNVYKITAAVMHMGCMKFKQRGREEQAEADGTEDGQKVATLLGVDVQDLYKNLLKPRIKVGNEFVTQGRNKDQVTNSVGALCKGMFDRLFKWLVKKCNETLDTKQKRQHFIGVLDIAGFEIFDFNGFEQLCINFTNEKLQQFFNHHMFVLEQEEYQREGIEWTFIDFGMDLQNCIDLIEKPMGILSILEEESMFPKATDLTFVEKLNNNHLGKSAPYLKPKPPKPGCQAAHFAIGHYAGNVGYNITGWLEKNKDPLNDTVVDQFKKGQNKLLIEIFADHPGQSGQPDAGGGGKGGRGKKGGGFATVSSAYKEQLNNLMTTLRSTQPHFVRCIIPNELKQAGLIDSHLVMHQLTCNGVLEGIRICRKGFPNRMVYPDFKLRYKILAPQAVEKESDPKKIAQVILDATALDVESYRLGHTKVFFRAGVLGQMEELRDDRLSKIISWLQAYIRGYLSRKDFKKLQEQRLALQVVQRNLRKYLQLRTWPWWKLWQRVKPLLNVSRIEDEIAKLEEKAQKAQEAFEKEEKLRKEVEALNSKLLEEKANLLASLEGEKGSLSEIQDRANKLQAQKADIESQLRDTQDRLTQEEDARNQLFQAKKKLEQEVSGLKKDVEDLELSVQKSEQDKATKDHQIRNLNDEIAHQDELINKLNKEKKMQGESNQKTAEELQAAEDKVNHLNKVKQKLEQTLDELEDSLEREKKLRGDVEKQRRKVEGDLKLTQEAVADLERNKKELEQTVQRKDKEISSLTAKLEDEQSIVSKTQKQIKELQARIEELEEEVESERQARAKAEKQRADLARELEELGERLEEAGGATSAQIELNKKREAELSKLRRDLEEANIQHESTLANLRKKHNDAVAEMGEQLDQLNKLKSKAEKERAQYFSEVNDLRAGIDHLSNEKAASEKIIKQLQHQLNEVQNKADEANRTLNDLDAAKKKLSIENSDLLRQLEEAESQVSQLSKIKVSLTTQLEDTKRLADEEARERATLLGKFRNLEHDLDNIREQVEEEAEGKADLQRQLSKANAEAQLWRSKYESEGVARSEELEEAKRKLQARLAEAEETIESLNQKVVALEKTKQRLATEVEDLQLEVDRATAIANAAEKKQKAFDKIIGEWKLKVDDLAAELDASQKECRNYSTELFRLKGAYEEGQEQLEAVRRENKNLADEVKDLLDQIGEGGRNIHEIEKARKRLEAEKDELQAALEEAEAALEQEENKVLRAQLELSQVRQEIDRRIQEKEEEFENTRKNHQRALDSMQASLEAEAKGKAEALRMKKKLEADINELEIALDHANKANAEAQKNIKRYQGQIKDLQTALEEEQRARDDAREQLGISERRANALQNELEESRTLLEQADRARRQAEQELGDAHEQLNDLSAQNGSLSAAKRKLESELQTLHSDLDELLNEAKNSEEKAKKAMVDAARLADELRAEQEHAQTQEKLRKALEQQIKELQIRLDEAEANALKGGKKAIQKLEQRVRELENELDGEQRRHADAQKNLRKAERRIKELTFQGEEDRKNHERMQDLVDKLQQKIKTYKRQIEEAEEIAALNLAKFRKAQQELEEAEERADLAEQAISKFRGKGRAGSAARGVSPAPRSRPAFDGFGTFPPRFDLGPENDF, encoded by the exons CGGTGAGTCTGGTGCTGGTAAGACTGAGAACACGAAGAAGGTAATTGCGTACTTTGCCACCGTCGGTGCCTCCTCGAAGAAGGAACAGACCACCAGCGACAAGAAGGGCTCTCTGGAAGACCAGGTCGTACAAACTAACCCTGTGCTTGAAGCCTTCGGTAACGCCAAGACTGTGCGTAACGACAACTCCTCCCGTTTC GGTAAATTCATCCGTATTCACTTCGGACCATCTGGCAAACTGGCTGGTGCCGATATTGAGACCT ATCTGCTAGAGAAGGCTCGTGTCATCTCCCAACAGGCGCTCGAGCGTTCCTACCACATCTTCTACCAGATGATGTCTGGCTCCGTCAAAGGACTTAAAG ACATGTGTCTTCTGTCCAACAACGTACATGACTATTACATCGTATCGCAAGGAAAGACTACCATACCCAACGTAGATGATGGAGAGGAATGTTTGTTGACTGAC GAAGCCTTTGACATCCTGGGCTTCACCCAAGAAGAGAAGGACAACGTATACAAGATCACCGCCGCTGTCATGCACATGGGTTGTATGAAGTTCAAGCAGAGGGGTCGCGAGGAACAGGCTGAGGCCGACGGCACTGAG GACGGTCAGAAGGTCGCCACGCTTCTCGGTGTCGACGTCCAGGACTTGTACAAGAACCTGCTGAAGCCCCGCATCAAGGTCGGAAACGAGTTCGTGACCCAGGGCCGTAACAAGGACCAGGTCACCAACTCCGTGGGTGCTCTCTGCAAAGGCATGTTCGATCGTCTCTTCAAGTGGCTCGTCAAGAAGTGTAACGAGACCCTAGACACCAAGCAGAAGAGACAGCACTTCATCGGTGTGCTGGATATTGCTGGTTTCGAAATCTTCGAC TTCAACGGTTTTGAGCAACTCTGCATTAATTTCACCAACGAGAAACTGCAGCAGTTCTTTAACCACCACATGTTTGTGTTGGAGCAAGAAGAGTACCAACGCGAAGGCATCGAATGGACCTTCATTGATTTTGGCATGGATCTCCAAAATTGCATTGACCTTATAGAAAAG CCTATGGGTATCCTCTCAATTCTTGAGGAAGAGTCTATGTTCCCGAAAGCCACTGACCTGACATTCGTTGAGAAGTTGAACAACAACCACTTGGGCAAGTCTGCTCCTTACTTGAAGCCCAAGCCCCCCAAGCCTGGTTGCCAAGCCGCTCACTTCGCTATTGGTCATTACGCCGGTAAT GTCGGTTACAACATCACTGGCTGGCTTGAGAAGAACAAGGACCCCCTTAACGACACCGTAGTCGACCAGTTCAAGAAGGGCCAGAACAAACTGTTGATCGAGATCTTCGCTGACCATCCTGGACAGTCCGGCCAGCCTGATGCTGGTGGCGGCGGCAAGG GAGGTCGCGGTAAGAAGGGCGGTGGTTTTGCTACTGTCTCTTCCGCATACAAG GAACAACTGAATAACTTGATGACAACGCTGAGGTCTACACAGCCTCACTTCGTGCGTTGTATCATTCCCAATGAATTGAAACAGGCCG GTCTCATCGACTCTCACCTTGTGATGCACCAGCTCACCTGTAACGGTGTGTTGGAAGGCATCCGTATTTGCCGTAAAGGTTTCCCCAACAGGATGGTCTACCCTGACTTCAAGCTCCG CTACAAGATCCTCGCTCCTCAAGCTGTGGAAAAGGAATCTGACCCCAAGAAAATCGCTCAAGTCATCTTGGATGCCACAGCCTTGGATGTCGAGTCCTACCGTCTCGGTCACACCAAG GTATTCTTCCGCGCCGGTGTCCTGGGTCAGATGGAGGAGTTGCGTGATGACAGGCTCTCCAAGATCATATCTTGGCTCCAGGCCTACATCCGTGGTTACCTCTCAAGGAAGGACTTCAAGAAACTGCAAGAACAGAG ATTGGCTCTCCAAGTGGTCCAGCGCAACTTGCGCAAGTACCTCCAACTGCGCACCTGGCCCTGGTGGAAGCTGTGGCAGAGGGTCAAGCCCCTGCTCAACGTCAGCCGCATCGAGGATGAGATCGCG AAACTGGAGGAGAAGGCACAGAAGGCCCAGGAGGCCTTCGAGAAGGAAGAGAAACTTCGCAAGGAAGTCGAGGCCCTTAATTCCAAACTCCTCGAAGAGAAGGCAAACCTTTTGGCTTCTCTCGAAGGCGAGAAGGGCTCGCTCTCTGAGATCCAGGACCGCGCCAACAAGCTCCAGGCGCAGAAGGCCGATATCGAGAGCCAACTTCGG GATACCCAAGACCGCCTCACTCAAGAGGAGGATGCCCGCAACCAACTCTTCCAAGCCAAGAAGAAGTTGGAACAGGAAGTGTCTGGCTTGAAGAAGGATGTAGAAGATCTCGAACTTTCCGTCCAGAAGTCCGAACAAGACAAGGCCACCAAGGATCACCAGATCCGCAACTTGAACGATGAGATCGCCCACCAGGACGAGCTCATCAACAAGCTCAACAAGGAGAAGAAGATGCAAGGCGAGAGCAACCAGAAGACCGCTGAGGAGCTGCAAGCGGCCGAGGACAAGGTCAACCACCTCAACAAGGTCAAGCAGAAGCTCGAGCAGACCCTCGACGAGCTCGAGGACTCCTTGGAGCGCGAGAAGAAACTGCGCGGTGACGTCGAGAAGCAGAGGAGGAAGGTCGAGGGTGACCTCAAGCTCACCCAGGAAGCCGTCGCCGACCTCGAGCGCAACAAGAAGGAGCTCGAACAGACCGTGCAGCGCAAGGACAAGGAAATCTCTTCCCTCACCGCCAAGCTCGAGGACGAGCAGTCCATCGTCAGCAAGACCCAGAAACAGATCAAGGAACTGCAAGCCCGCATCGAGGAGTTGGAAGAGGAAGTCGAATCCGAACGCCAGGCCCGCGCTAAAGCTGAGAAGCAACGCGCTGATCTCGCTCGGGAACTCGAGGAGCTCGGCGAGCGTCTCGAGGAAGCCGGTGGTGCCACCTCTGCTCAGATCGAACTCAACAAGAAGCGTGAGGCTGAGCTCAGCAAGCTCCGCCGCGACTTGGAGGAGGCCAACATCCAGCACGAGTCCACCCTCGCCAACCTCCGCAAGAAGCACAACGATGCCGTTGCTGAGATGGGCGAGCAGCTCGACCAGCTCAACAAACTTAAGTCCAA GGCTGAGAAAGAACGCGCTCAATACTTTAGCGAAGTCAATGACCTTCGCGCCGGTATCGACCACTTGTCCAACGAAAAG GCCGCCTCAGAAAAGATCATCAAGCAACTCCAACACCAGCTCAACGAGGTCCAGAACAAGGCTGATGAAGCTAACCGCACCCTCAACGACCTGGATGCCGCCAAGAAGAAGTTGTCCATCGAGAACTCTGACCTGCTCCGCCAGTTGGAGGAGGCCGAGTCCCAGGTGTCGCAGCTCTCCAAGATCAAGGTGTCGCTCACCACACAGTTGGAGGACACCAAGAGGCTCGCTGACGAAGAGGCTAGG gaaCGCGCCACACTTCTTGGCAAGTTCCGCAACCTCGAACACGACTTGGACAACATCCGCGAGCAAGTCGAAGAGGAGGCCGAAGGCAAGGCTGACTTACAACGCCAGCTTTCCAAGGCTAACGCTGAAGCTCAATTATGGCGCTCCAAGTACGAGTCTGAAGGCGTCGCTCGCTCTGAGGAACTCGAGGAGGCCAAGCGCAAGCTCCAGGCCCGCCTCGCCGAAGCAGAGGAGACCATCGAATCCCTCAACCAGAAGGTCGTTGCCCTCGAAAAGACCAAGCAGCGTCTCGCCACCGAAGTGGAGGACCTGCAACTCGAGGTCGACCGTGCCACTGCCATTGCCAATGCCGCTGAGAAGAAACAGAAGGCCTTCGACAAAATCATTGGCGAATGGAAGCTCAAGGTTGACGACCTTGCCGCTGAACTCGATGCCAGCCAGAAGGAATGCCGCAACTACTCCACCGAACTGTTCCGCCTCAAGGGTGCTTACGAAGAAGGCCAGGAACAACTCGAGGCCGTCCGCCGCGAGAACAAGAACCTTGCCGATGAAGTTAAAGACTTACTCGACCAGATCGGTGAGGGTGGCCGCAACATTCACGAAATCGAGAAGGCCAGGAAGCGTCTCGAAGCCGAGAAAGATGAGCTCCAGGCTGCCCTCGAGGAGGCCGAAGCGGCCCTCGAACAGGAGGAGAACAAGGTTCTGCGTGCTCAACTCGAGCTGTCCCAGGTCAGACAGGAGATCGACAGGAGGATCCAGGAGAAGGAAGAGGAATTCGAAAACACCCGCAAGAACCACCAACGCGCATTGGACTCCATGCAGGCTTCCCTCGAAGCCGAGGCTAAGGGCAAGGCTGAGGCCCTGCGCATGAAGAAGAAGCTCGAGGCTGACATCAATGAACTTGAAATCGCCCTCGACCATGCCAACAAGGCCAACGCTGAGGCTCAGAAGAACATCAAACGCTACCAGGGTCAAATCAAGGACCTCCAGACCGCTTTGGAAGAGGAACAGCGTGCCCGTGACGATGCTCGCGAGCAGCTCGGTATCTCAGAGCGTCGCGCTAACGCCCTCCAGAACGAACTCGAGGAATCTCGTACGCTTCTGGAACAGGCCGACCGCGCTCGTCGCCAGGCCGAACAGGAACTCGGCGATGCTCACGAACAGCTCAACGATCTCTCCGCACAGAACGGCTCACTCTCCGCCGCCAAGAGGAAACTCGAATCCGAGCTCCAGACCCTACACTCCGACCTCGACGAGCTCCTCAACGAGGCTAAGAACTCCGAAGAGAAGGCGAAGAAGGCCATGGTGGACGCTGCCAGGCTCGCCGACGAGCTCCGCGCTGAGCAGGAACACGCCCAGACACAGGAGAAACTCCGCAAAGCCCTCGAACAACAGATCAAGGAACTGCAGATCAGGCTTGACGAGGCCGAGGCGAACGCGCTCAAGGGAGGCAAGAAAGCCATCCAGAAACTCGAACAGAGGGTACGAGAGCTGGAGAACGAGCTCGACGGCGAACAGAGGAGACACGCAGACGCACAGAAGAACCTGCGTAAGGCCGAGAGGCGTATCAAGGAACTGACTTTCCAGGGTGAGGAGGACCGCAAGAACCACGAGCGTATGCAGGACCTCGTCGACAAACTTCAGCAGAAGATCAAGACCTACAAGAGGCAGATCGAGGAAGCCGAAGAAATTGCCGCCCTCAACTTGGCCAAGTTCCGCAAGGCGCAACAGGAATTAGAGGAAGCCGAAGAAAGGGCAGACCTTGCCGAACAAGCGATCAGCAAATTCCGTGGCAAGGGACGCGCGGGATCCGCAGCGAGAGGAGTCAGTCCGGCG CCCCGCTCGCGCCCCGCATTCGACGGTTTCGGCACCTTCCCACCAAGGTTCGACCTGGGGCCAGAAAACGATTTCTAA
- the Mhc gene encoding myosin heavy chain, muscle isoform X35, whose translation MPKAAVQEGDDPDPTPYLFVSLEQKRIDQSKPYDGKKACWVPDEKEGFVQGEIKATKGDLVTVSLPGGETKDFKKDLVGQVNPPKYEKCEDMSNLTYLNDASVLYNLKQRYYHKLIYTYSGLFCVAINPYKRFPVYTFRCAKLYRGKRRSEVPPHIFAISDGAYVNMLTNHENQSMLITGESGAGKTENTKKVIAYFATVGASSKKEQTTSDKKGSLEDQVVQTNPVLEAFGNAKTVRNDNSSRFGKFIRIHFGPSGKLAGADIETYLLEKARVISQQALERSYHIFYQMMSGSVKGLKDMCLLSNNVHDYYIVSQGKTTIPNVDDGEECLLTDEAFDILGFTQEEKDNVYKITAAVMHMGCMKFKQRGREEQAEADGTEDGQKVATLLGVDVQDLYKNLLKPRIKVGNEFVTQGRNKDQVTNSVGALCKGMFDRLFKWLVKKCNETLDTKQKRQHFIGVLDIAGFEIFDFNGFEQLCINFTNEKLQQFFNHHMFVLEQEEYQREGIEWTFIDFGMDLQNCIDLIEKPMGILSILEEESMFPKATDLTFVEKLNNNHLGKSAPYLKPKPPKPGCQAAHFAIGHYAGNVGYNITGWLEKNKDPLNDTVVDQFKKGQNKLLIEIFADHPGQSGQPDAGGGGKGGRGKKGGGFATVSSAYKEQLNNLMTTLRSTQPHFVRCIIPNELKQAGLIDSHLVMHQLTCNGVLEGIRICRKGFPNRMVYPDFKLRYKILCPNLVKDPITPEKATEKILEHTGLDAESFRLGKTKVFFRAGVLGQMEELRDDRLSKIISWLQAYIRGYLSRKDFKKLQEQRLALQVVQRNLRKYLQLRTWPWWKLWQRVKPLLNVSRIEDEIAKLEEKAQKAQEAFEKEEKLRKEVEALNSKLLEEKANLLASLEGEKGSLSEIQDRANKLQAQKADIESQLRDTQDRLTQEEDARNQLFQAKKKLEQEVSGLKKDVEDLELSVQKSEQDKATKDHQIRNLNDEIAHQDELINKLNKEKKMQGESNQKTAEELQAAEDKVNHLNKVKQKLEQTLDELEDSLEREKKLRGDVEKQRRKVEGDLKLTQEAVADLERNKKELEQTVQRKDKEISSLTAKLEDEQSIVSKTQKQIKELQARIEELEEEVESERQARAKAEKQRADLARELEELGERLEEAGGATSAQIELNKKREAELSKLRRDLEEANIQHESTLANLRKKHNDAVAEMGEQLDQLNKLKSKAEKERAQYFSEVNDLRAGIDHLSNEKAASEKIIKQLQHQLNEVQNKADEANRTLNDLDAAKKKLSIENSDLLRQLEEAESQVSQLSKIKVSLTTQLEDTKRLADEEARERATLLGKFRNLEHDLDNIREQVEEEAEGKADLQRQLSKANAEAQLWRSKYESEGVARSEELEEAKRKLQARLAEAEETIESLNQKVVALEKTKQRLATEVEDLQLEVDRATAIANAAEKKQKAFDKIIGEWKLKVDDLAAELDASQKECRNYSTELFRLKGAYEEGQEQLEAVRRENKNLADEVKDLLDQIGEGGRNIHEIEKARKRLEAEKDELQAALEEAEAALEQEENKVLRAQLELSQVRQEIDRRIQEKEEEFENTRKNHQRALDSMQASLEAEAKGKAEALRMKKKLEADINELEIALDHANKANAEAQKNIKRYQGQIKDLQTALEEEQRARDDAREQLGISERRANALQNELEESRTLLEQADRARRQAEQELGDAHEQLNDLSAQNGSLSAAKRKLESELQTLHSDLDELLNEAKNSEEKAKKAMVDAARLADELRAEQEHAQTQEKLRKALEQQIKELQIRLDEAEANALKGGKKAIQKLEQRVRELENELDGEQRRHADAQKNLRKAERRIKELTFQGEEDRKNHERMQDLVDKLQQKIKTYKRQIEEAEEIAALNLAKFRKAQQELEEAEERADLAEQAISKFRGKGRAGSAARGVSPAPRSRPAFDGFGTFPPRFDLGPENDF comes from the exons CGGTGAGTCTGGTGCTGGTAAGACTGAGAACACGAAGAAGGTAATTGCGTACTTTGCCACCGTCGGTGCCTCCTCGAAGAAGGAACAGACCACCAGCGACAAGAAGGGCTCTCTGGAAGACCAGGTCGTACAAACTAACCCTGTGCTTGAAGCCTTCGGTAACGCCAAGACTGTGCGTAACGACAACTCCTCCCGTTTC GGTAAATTCATCCGTATTCACTTCGGACCATCTGGCAAACTGGCTGGTGCCGATATTGAGACCT ATCTGCTAGAGAAGGCTCGTGTCATCTCCCAACAGGCGCTCGAGCGTTCCTACCACATCTTCTACCAGATGATGTCTGGCTCCGTCAAAGGACTTAAAG ACATGTGTCTTCTGTCCAACAACGTACATGACTATTACATCGTATCGCAAGGAAAGACTACCATACCCAACGTAGATGATGGAGAGGAATGTTTGTTGACTGAC GAAGCCTTTGACATCCTGGGCTTCACCCAAGAAGAGAAGGACAACGTATACAAGATCACCGCCGCTGTCATGCACATGGGTTGTATGAAGTTCAAGCAGAGGGGTCGCGAGGAACAGGCTGAGGCCGACGGCACTGAG GACGGTCAGAAGGTCGCCACGCTTCTCGGTGTCGACGTCCAGGACTTGTACAAGAACCTGCTGAAGCCCCGCATCAAGGTCGGAAACGAGTTCGTGACCCAGGGCCGTAACAAGGACCAGGTCACCAACTCCGTGGGTGCTCTCTGCAAAGGCATGTTCGATCGTCTCTTCAAGTGGCTCGTCAAGAAGTGTAACGAGACCCTAGACACCAAGCAGAAGAGACAGCACTTCATCGGTGTGCTGGATATTGCTGGTTTCGAAATCTTCGAC TTCAACGGTTTTGAGCAACTCTGCATTAATTTCACCAACGAGAAACTGCAGCAGTTCTTTAACCACCACATGTTTGTGTTGGAGCAAGAAGAGTACCAACGCGAAGGCATCGAATGGACCTTCATTGATTTTGGCATGGATCTCCAAAATTGCATTGACCTTATAGAAAAG CCTATGGGTATCCTCTCAATTCTTGAGGAAGAGTCTATGTTCCCGAAAGCCACTGACCTGACATTCGTTGAGAAGTTGAACAACAACCACTTGGGCAAGTCTGCTCCTTACTTGAAGCCCAAGCCCCCCAAGCCTGGTTGCCAAGCCGCTCACTTCGCTATTGGTCATTACGCCGGTAAT GTCGGTTACAACATCACTGGCTGGCTTGAGAAGAACAAGGACCCCCTTAACGACACCGTAGTCGACCAGTTCAAGAAGGGCCAGAACAAACTGTTGATCGAGATCTTCGCTGACCATCCTGGACAGTCCGGCCAGCCTGATGCTGGTGGCGGCGGCAAGG GAGGTCGCGGTAAGAAGGGCGGTGGTTTTGCTACTGTCTCTTCCGCATACAAG GAACAACTGAATAACTTGATGACAACGCTGAGGTCTACACAGCCTCACTTCGTGCGTTGTATCATTCCCAATGAATTGAAACAGGCCG GTCTCATCGACTCTCACCTTGTGATGCACCAGCTCACCTGTAACGGTGTGTTGGAAGGCATCCGTATTTGCCGTAAAGGTTTCCCCAACAGGATGGTCTACCCTGACTTCAAGCTCCG atacaaaattctGTGCCCGAACCTGGTCAAAGATCCAATTACACCAGAGAAAGCCACCGAGAAAATTCTCGAACATACCGGCTTGGATGCGGAGTCTTTCAGGCTCGGGAAAACCAAG GTATTCTTCCGCGCCGGTGTCCTGGGTCAGATGGAGGAGTTGCGTGATGACAGGCTCTCCAAGATCATATCTTGGCTCCAGGCCTACATCCGTGGTTACCTCTCAAGGAAGGACTTCAAGAAACTGCAAGAACAGAG ATTGGCTCTCCAAGTGGTCCAGCGCAACTTGCGCAAGTACCTCCAACTGCGCACCTGGCCCTGGTGGAAGCTGTGGCAGAGGGTCAAGCCCCTGCTCAACGTCAGCCGCATCGAGGATGAGATCGCG AAACTGGAGGAGAAGGCACAGAAGGCCCAGGAGGCCTTCGAGAAGGAAGAGAAACTTCGCAAGGAAGTCGAGGCCCTTAATTCCAAACTCCTCGAAGAGAAGGCAAACCTTTTGGCTTCTCTCGAAGGCGAGAAGGGCTCGCTCTCTGAGATCCAGGACCGCGCCAACAAGCTCCAGGCGCAGAAGGCCGATATCGAGAGCCAACTTCGG GATACCCAAGACCGCCTCACTCAAGAGGAGGATGCCCGCAACCAACTCTTCCAAGCCAAGAAGAAGTTGGAACAGGAAGTGTCTGGCTTGAAGAAGGATGTAGAAGATCTCGAACTTTCCGTCCAGAAGTCCGAACAAGACAAGGCCACCAAGGATCACCAGATCCGCAACTTGAACGATGAGATCGCCCACCAGGACGAGCTCATCAACAAGCTCAACAAGGAGAAGAAGATGCAAGGCGAGAGCAACCAGAAGACCGCTGAGGAGCTGCAAGCGGCCGAGGACAAGGTCAACCACCTCAACAAGGTCAAGCAGAAGCTCGAGCAGACCCTCGACGAGCTCGAGGACTCCTTGGAGCGCGAGAAGAAACTGCGCGGTGACGTCGAGAAGCAGAGGAGGAAGGTCGAGGGTGACCTCAAGCTCACCCAGGAAGCCGTCGCCGACCTCGAGCGCAACAAGAAGGAGCTCGAACAGACCGTGCAGCGCAAGGACAAGGAAATCTCTTCCCTCACCGCCAAGCTCGAGGACGAGCAGTCCATCGTCAGCAAGACCCAGAAACAGATCAAGGAACTGCAAGCCCGCATCGAGGAGTTGGAAGAGGAAGTCGAATCCGAACGCCAGGCCCGCGCTAAAGCTGAGAAGCAACGCGCTGATCTCGCTCGGGAACTCGAGGAGCTCGGCGAGCGTCTCGAGGAAGCCGGTGGTGCCACCTCTGCTCAGATCGAACTCAACAAGAAGCGTGAGGCTGAGCTCAGCAAGCTCCGCCGCGACTTGGAGGAGGCCAACATCCAGCACGAGTCCACCCTCGCCAACCTCCGCAAGAAGCACAACGATGCCGTTGCTGAGATGGGCGAGCAGCTCGACCAGCTCAACAAACTTAAGTCCAA GGCTGAGAAAGAACGCGCTCAATACTTTAGCGAAGTCAATGACCTTCGCGCCGGTATCGACCACTTGTCCAACGAAAAG GCCGCCTCAGAAAAGATCATCAAGCAACTCCAACACCAGCTCAACGAGGTCCAGAACAAGGCTGATGAAGCTAACCGCACCCTCAACGACCTGGATGCCGCCAAGAAGAAGTTGTCCATCGAGAACTCTGACCTGCTCCGCCAGTTGGAGGAGGCCGAGTCCCAGGTGTCGCAGCTCTCCAAGATCAAGGTGTCGCTCACCACACAGTTGGAGGACACCAAGAGGCTCGCTGACGAAGAGGCTAGG gaaCGCGCCACACTTCTTGGCAAGTTCCGCAACCTCGAACACGACTTGGACAACATCCGCGAGCAAGTCGAAGAGGAGGCCGAAGGCAAGGCTGACTTACAACGCCAGCTTTCCAAGGCTAACGCTGAAGCTCAATTATGGCGCTCCAAGTACGAGTCTGAAGGCGTCGCTCGCTCTGAGGAACTCGAGGAGGCCAAGCGCAAGCTCCAGGCCCGCCTCGCCGAAGCAGAGGAGACCATCGAATCCCTCAACCAGAAGGTCGTTGCCCTCGAAAAGACCAAGCAGCGTCTCGCCACCGAAGTGGAGGACCTGCAACTCGAGGTCGACCGTGCCACTGCCATTGCCAATGCCGCTGAGAAGAAACAGAAGGCCTTCGACAAAATCATTGGCGAATGGAAGCTCAAGGTTGACGACCTTGCCGCTGAACTCGATGCCAGCCAGAAGGAATGCCGCAACTACTCCACCGAACTGTTCCGCCTCAAGGGTGCTTACGAAGAAGGCCAGGAACAACTCGAGGCCGTCCGCCGCGAGAACAAGAACCTTGCCGATGAAGTTAAAGACTTACTCGACCAGATCGGTGAGGGTGGCCGCAACATTCACGAAATCGAGAAGGCCAGGAAGCGTCTCGAAGCCGAGAAAGATGAGCTCCAGGCTGCCCTCGAGGAGGCCGAAGCGGCCCTCGAACAGGAGGAGAACAAGGTTCTGCGTGCTCAACTCGAGCTGTCCCAGGTCAGACAGGAGATCGACAGGAGGATCCAGGAGAAGGAAGAGGAATTCGAAAACACCCGCAAGAACCACCAACGCGCATTGGACTCCATGCAGGCTTCCCTCGAAGCCGAGGCTAAGGGCAAGGCTGAGGCCCTGCGCATGAAGAAGAAGCTCGAGGCTGACATCAATGAACTTGAAATCGCCCTCGACCATGCCAACAAGGCCAACGCTGAGGCTCAGAAGAACATCAAACGCTACCAGGGTCAAATCAAGGACCTCCAGACCGCTTTGGAAGAGGAACAGCGTGCCCGTGACGATGCTCGCGAGCAGCTCGGTATCTCAGAGCGTCGCGCTAACGCCCTCCAGAACGAACTCGAGGAATCTCGTACGCTTCTGGAACAGGCCGACCGCGCTCGTCGCCAGGCCGAACAGGAACTCGGCGATGCTCACGAACAGCTCAACGATCTCTCCGCACAGAACGGCTCACTCTCCGCCGCCAAGAGGAAACTCGAATCCGAGCTCCAGACCCTACACTCCGACCTCGACGAGCTCCTCAACGAGGCTAAGAACTCCGAAGAGAAGGCGAAGAAGGCCATGGTGGACGCTGCCAGGCTCGCCGACGAGCTCCGCGCTGAGCAGGAACACGCCCAGACACAGGAGAAACTCCGCAAAGCCCTCGAACAACAGATCAAGGAACTGCAGATCAGGCTTGACGAGGCCGAGGCGAACGCGCTCAAGGGAGGCAAGAAAGCCATCCAGAAACTCGAACAGAGGGTACGAGAGCTGGAGAACGAGCTCGACGGCGAACAGAGGAGACACGCAGACGCACAGAAGAACCTGCGTAAGGCCGAGAGGCGTATCAAGGAACTGACTTTCCAGGGTGAGGAGGACCGCAAGAACCACGAGCGTATGCAGGACCTCGTCGACAAACTTCAGCAGAAGATCAAGACCTACAAGAGGCAGATCGAGGAAGCCGAAGAAATTGCCGCCCTCAACTTGGCCAAGTTCCGCAAGGCGCAACAGGAATTAGAGGAAGCCGAAGAAAGGGCAGACCTTGCCGAACAAGCGATCAGCAAATTCCGTGGCAAGGGACGCGCGGGATCCGCAGCGAGAGGAGTCAGTCCGGCG CCCCGCTCGCGCCCCGCATTCGACGGTTTCGGCACCTTCCCACCAAGGTTCGACCTGGGGCCAGAAAACGATTTCTAA